Proteins encoded in a region of the Nicotiana tomentosiformis chromosome 9, ASM39032v3, whole genome shotgun sequence genome:
- the LOC104098138 gene encoding photosynthetic NDH subunit of subcomplex B 5, chloroplastic-like has protein sequence MADSVTISLLSTVPVPNPVLSTKSGESQLKYNFLFRGNQCSISLKIGTKCSGMRSSTRLYAGLTEIEPDINEDPVDRWRTNGIEIEDFVFGKYDDHHTYFESEDKATFWESIKEDYEAVAPPRGFQGIISWLFLPAIAAGMYFNVPGEYLYIGAAVFTIVFCIIEMDKPSEAHNFEPQIYNMERGARDKLISDYNTMDIWEFNEKYGDIWDFTVKLQKDDIMKR, from the exons ATGGCGGATTCAGTAACAATTTCACTACTCTCCACTGTTCCAGTTCCCAATCCAGTACTGTCAACAAAATCTGGAGAATCTCAactaaaatataattttctttttcGAGGAAACCAATGCTCTATTTCTTTGAAAATTGGTACAAAATGTAGTGGAATGAGGTCATCAACAAGATTGTATGCAGGGTTGACGGAGATAGAGCCAGACATTAATGAAGATCCTGTTGATAGATGGAGAACTAATGGCATTGAAATT GAAGATTTTGTGTTTGGAAAGTACGATGATCATCACACCTATTTTGAGAGTGAAGATAAAG CTACATTTTGGGAATCCATAAAAGAAGATTATGAAGCTGTTGCACCACCAAGAGGATTTCAAG GTATTATTTCATGGCTATTCCTACCAGCAATTGCTGCTGGAATGTACTTCAATGTTCCA GGAGAGTACTTATATATTGGAGCAGCTGTGTTTACAATTGTGTTTTGCATTATTGAGATGGACAAACCAAGTGAAGCTCACAATTTTGAGCCTCAGATATATAACATGGAACGAGGAGCTCGAGACAAGTTAATATCGGATTATAACACCATGGATATTTGGGAATTCAATGAGAAATATGGTGATATCTGGGATTTCACTGTTAAGCTTCAAAAGGATGATATCATGAAAAGATAA